A genome region from Nicotiana tabacum cultivar K326 chromosome 13, ASM71507v2, whole genome shotgun sequence includes the following:
- the LOC107783636 gene encoding 7-deoxyloganetic acid glucosyl transferase, which yields MMLISTNLPNISFPLITQVSQKKTINLRYKYSTNQTTILPFFHQKMDQESLPPHVLIFPLPLQGPVNSTFKLAELLCISGLHITFLLTENIHNRLVSHTNISSRFERFPGFQIKTISDGLPQDHPRKGSKYMELFDSLKCKTKPLFKDMLTSGWLSSDGKRRPVSCIIADGVLGFTCDVANEIGIPIFSIRTISPCCLWIFFCLPQLIESGEYPFKGDDLDEPIKSVPGAETFLRRRDLPDFCRTGDLTDSNVQLYKTEGQENSRAYGLILNTFEELDGHLLSQMRTVCPNIYPIGPLHAHLKKKLSEENNSLPPSSNSLFEEDKSCINWLNNQLPNSVIYVSFGSIATMTKEQLMEFWYGLVNSKQNFLWVIRLDSVAGDDWKNKIPLELVEGTKERGYIVGWAPQEEVLAHPSVGGFWTHCGWNSILETVYEGKPMICWPYFMDQQVNSRFVEAAWKLGLDMKDTCDRKIVEKMVKDLMVVKKEEFLERANQMSNFAKKCLKEGGSSYSNFERLVNDIKSFK from the exons ATGATGCTAATTTCTACCAACTTGCCAAATATATCATTCCCTCTCATAACTCAAGTCAGTCAAAAGAAAACCATCAATTTAAGATACAAATATTCCACAAATCAAACCACAATTTTACCATTTTTCCATCAAAAAATGGATCAAGAATCACTTCCTCCTCATGTTCTAATCTTCCCTTTACCATTACAAGGTCCTGTAAATTCCACGTTCAAACTTGCTGAACTTCTTTGTATTTCAGGTCTACATATTACTTTTCTCTTAACTGAAAATATCCACAATCGTCTTGTTTCTCATACAAATATCAGTTCAAGATTTGAACGTTTTCCTGGTTTTCAAATCAAGACTATTTCAGATGGTTTACCTCAAGATCATCCACGTAAAGGTAGTAAATATATGGAGTTATTTGATTCTTTGAAGTGTAAAACAAAGCCATTGTTTAAAGATATGTTGACTTCTGGTTGGCTTAGTTCTGATGGGAAAAGAAGACCAGTTAGTTGTATTATAGCTGATGGAGTTTTGGGATTTACTTGTGATGTTGCTAATGAAATTGGGATTCCTATTTTTAGTATTCGGACTATTAGCCCATGTTGCCTTTGGATCTTCTTTTGCCTTCCTCAACTCATTGAATCCGGTGAATATCCTTTCAAAG GTGATGACTTGGATGAGCCAATCAAGAGTGTGCCGGGAGCTGAAACTTTTCTCCGGCGACGTGACCTACCGGACTTTTGCCGCACCGGCGATTTGACCGACTCAAATGTCCAACTCTACAAAACAGAGGGTCAAGAAAATTCACGTGCTTATGGTCTTATACTCAACACATTTGAAGAGCTAGATGGACATCTTCTCTCTCAAATGCGAACTGTATGTCCAAACATATACCCTATTGGACCACTCCATGCACATTTAAAGAAGAAGCTAAGTGAAGAAAACAATTCATTGCCACCATCTTCAAATAGTTTATTTGAAGAAGACAAAAGTTGCATTAATTGGCTAAACAATCAGCTACCGAACTCTGTTATATATGTGAGTTTTGGAAGTATAGCAACAATGACAAAAGAACAACTCATGGAATTTTGGTATGGTTTGGTTAATAGTAAGCAAAATTTTTTGTGGGTTATTCGGTTGGATTCCGTCGCCGGAGATGATTGGAAAAACAAGATTCCCCTGGAATTAGTCGAGGGTACGAAAGAAAGAGGTTATATTGTGGGGTGGGCTCCACAAGAAGAAGTATTGGCCCATCCTTCTGTGGGCGGGTTTTGGACTCATTGTGGATGGAATTCGATTCTCGAAACTGTATACGAAGGTAAGCCAATGATTTGTTGGCCTTATTTTATGGACCAACAAGTGAATAGTAGGTTTGTGGAAGCAGCTTGGAAACTTGGGTTAGATATGAAGGATACATGTGATAGAAAAATAGTTGAGAAAATGGTGAAGGATTTGATGGTGGTTAAGAAAGAAGAGTTCTTGGAAAGAGCAAATCAAATGTCAAATTTTGCTAAGAAGTGTTTGAAAGAAGGTGGATCGTCTTACTCTAACTTTGAACGTCTCGTGAACGATATAAAGTCCTTTAAGTGA